The Methanocella arvoryzae MRE50 genome includes a region encoding these proteins:
- a CDS encoding helix-turn-helix transcriptional regulator, with amino-acid sequence MLSDIRKGILYILAERPMSLAEIRTHFDVTSASIIPRIKDLVKADLISKDDGKYVLTTTGTILVKKLEAMDDLEKVIVNTGEFLNTHDLSPIPARLIDRIDELGDCKVIRNTMEHITAAHDQIYDNLPKAKKIMGIAPVLDPQYPKIYVGLASMKIPVSIIIPENIYKKVEKEYSVFLHEFLSRENTKMYVIDSVRLVLVTTDNFTSIYLYNKNGTFDSMSSLFSSDLSATKWGAELFDSYLQKAREIKIK; translated from the coding sequence ATGTTATCAGATATACGGAAAGGGATACTGTACATACTGGCTGAAAGGCCGATGTCCCTGGCTGAGATAAGGACCCATTTTGACGTTACCTCCGCCAGCATCATTCCCCGCATCAAGGACCTGGTCAAGGCCGACCTGATCTCGAAGGACGACGGCAAGTATGTCCTGACAACAACGGGCACTATTCTGGTAAAAAAGCTCGAGGCCATGGACGATCTGGAGAAGGTCATCGTGAACACCGGAGAATTCCTGAACACCCACGACTTGAGCCCCATACCGGCCAGGCTGATCGACAGGATCGACGAGCTGGGGGACTGCAAAGTCATAAGGAACACCATGGAGCACATCACGGCCGCCCACGACCAGATCTACGATAACCTGCCGAAGGCTAAGAAGATCATGGGCATTGCGCCGGTGCTTGACCCCCAGTATCCCAAAATTTACGTGGGCCTTGCCAGTATGAAAATACCTGTATCGATCATTATTCCTGAAAACATCTATAAAAAAGTCGAAAAAGAATATTCTGTATTCCTCCACGAATTCCTGAGCCGGGAGAACACCAAAATGTACGTGATCGACAGCGTCAGGCTGGTACTCGTGACCACTGACAATTTCACTTCGATATACCTGTACAATAAGAATGGCACGTTCGACTCGATGAGCAGCCTTTTCAGTTCCGACCTTTCGGCGACTAAGTGGGGAGCGGAGCTTTTCGATAGCTACCTGCAGAAGGCAAGGGAAATAAAAATTAAATAA
- a CDS encoding UbiA family prenyltransferase yields MGTWDYRVAIATLAGVMIHGACDIMNDIYDVEIDKICKPKGMIVSGQIPVKIAWVYMGLLFAAALAISLWLSPVLFACFLAGIVVGGVMYSHPLFRFKDLPGVAMLDMAVCFSLESIGIWSLYAPVDSTALLVAAYVFILTFCLTFMKDFKDVAGDVSSLPLLLGTGRAARVCCVLALLPIVPLMYLALQYHFLVLAIVVYLWAAIRCITVLLGDPVKEGVKLKGRMITALTVPNFVMLLTAII; encoded by the coding sequence CTGGGCACGTGGGACTACCGGGTAGCGATTGCCACCCTCGCGGGCGTCATGATCCACGGCGCCTGCGACATCATGAACGACATCTACGACGTCGAGATAGACAAGATCTGCAAGCCGAAAGGCATGATCGTCTCGGGCCAGATCCCGGTGAAGATTGCATGGGTCTACATGGGCTTGCTCTTCGCGGCGGCGCTCGCCATATCGCTCTGGCTGAGCCCCGTCCTGTTTGCCTGCTTCTTGGCCGGCATCGTGGTCGGGGGCGTCATGTACTCTCACCCCCTGTTCAGGTTCAAAGACCTGCCCGGCGTTGCTATGCTGGACATGGCCGTCTGCTTCTCGCTGGAGTCGATAGGCATATGGAGTCTATATGCCCCGGTGGATAGTACTGCCCTGCTGGTCGCCGCTTACGTCTTCATCCTGACCTTCTGCCTCACCTTCATGAAAGACTTCAAAGACGTGGCCGGGGATGTCAGCTCTCTGCCCCTCCTGCTGGGCACGGGCCGGGCTGCCAGAGTCTGCTGTGTATTGGCGCTGCTGCCGATCGTTCCTCTGATGTATCTGGCCTTGCAGTACCATTTCCTTGTGCTGGCGATCGTCGTCTACCTGTGGGCGGCAATCAGGTGTATCACAGTCCTGCTGGGCGACCCTGTTAAAGAGGGGGTGAAGCTCAAGGGCAGGATGATCACGGCGCTGACGGTGCCGAATTTTGTGATGCTGCTGACAGCTATCATCTAA
- a CDS encoding helix-turn-helix transcriptional regulator, with protein sequence MKTAEGPVSLAEIKEHFNITSANAIPRLKDLAELNLVVKEDGKYCLTTTGLILAKRLRSMDSLAQILVKGDQFLNGHDLSPIPDKLVERIDELGDCSVISNEMENITATHGQIYNRLPNSKHIVGISPVLTQVYPKIYLAQAMRGIPVSLVVTEKVFNRIEDEYPDFLKSYLSYHNAKMYAVEDAKLALVVTNDFLSMYLYNKGGTLNIMNSIITFDESATKWGAELFAEYLARAREIHG encoded by the coding sequence TTGAAGACAGCTGAAGGGCCCGTATCCCTTGCCGAAATAAAAGAGCACTTCAACATTACGTCTGCCAATGCAATACCGCGTCTAAAAGACCTGGCGGAACTGAACCTGGTCGTCAAGGAAGACGGTAAATACTGCCTGACTACTACGGGGCTGATCCTGGCCAAAAGGCTCCGGAGTATGGATAGTCTGGCGCAAATCCTCGTGAAGGGCGATCAGTTCCTGAACGGGCACGACTTATCCCCCATTCCGGATAAGCTGGTGGAAAGGATCGACGAGCTGGGGGATTGCAGTGTAATCAGCAACGAAATGGAGAACATAACGGCCACCCATGGCCAGATCTACAATCGGTTACCGAATTCAAAACATATTGTGGGTATCTCTCCTGTACTTACTCAGGTATACCCGAAGATATATCTCGCTCAGGCAATGCGTGGAATACCGGTTTCACTCGTTGTTACGGAAAAGGTTTTTAATAGAATCGAAGATGAGTACCCGGATTTCCTGAAATCGTACCTGAGCTACCATAATGCAAAGATGTACGCAGTGGAAGATGCAAAACTGGCCCTGGTTGTGACGAACGACTTTTTATCGATGTACCTATACAATAAAGGCGGCACTTTGAACATCATGAACAGTATCATAACCTTCGATGAATCGGCTACCAAGTGGGGTGCTGAGCTGTTCGCCGAATATTTGGCCCGAGCGCGTGAAATCCATGGCTAA
- a CDS encoding ABC transporter permease — protein MNNVLIVARKEFADIIKNPAVIVAILSYVILILSYIYIDYNYQDEIARRMIFHRMYSLYVGFGCIVPVFIGFASIASEYGGTLNTLITKPLYRDTIINGKMIACICSILCINVVSFLFMVSLMIALFGETASQTLLSSFDQISVLFLLSLLYSSIFLLLSMLICILVNSRSMAFMACILMLILLTESLPGVHIAGTVSKIFYLLNPAYEGLVYQTITDMMPDVIMYNLYAIGIPDLSSLFAGSGSIHDFRFLLLFIYPVILLFSCYISFIRRDIP, from the coding sequence ATGAATAACGTCTTGATAGTAGCGAGAAAGGAGTTTGCTGACATCATCAAAAATCCTGCAGTAATCGTAGCCATTCTATCGTACGTAATATTAATATTATCGTATATATACATCGATTATAATTATCAGGATGAAATAGCAAGACGAATGATATTTCATAGAATGTATAGCCTTTATGTTGGTTTTGGCTGTATTGTTCCAGTCTTTATTGGTTTTGCCTCGATCGCCTCGGAATACGGTGGCACGCTGAATACACTGATCACCAAGCCACTATACAGGGACACAATAATCAATGGCAAGATGATCGCCTGCATATGCAGTATTCTTTGCATAAACGTCGTATCTTTCCTATTTATGGTATCGCTGATGATCGCACTGTTTGGAGAAACGGCAAGCCAAACGTTGTTAAGCTCTTTTGACCAGATATCTGTACTCTTCTTATTATCCTTGCTATATTCTTCGATATTTCTGCTATTATCTATGCTAATCTGCATCCTGGTAAACAGTAGAAGTATGGCATTCATGGCCTGTATACTTATGTTAATCTTATTAACTGAATCGCTTCCTGGTGTACATATCGCTGGTACTGTATCAAAAATTTTCTATTTACTCAATCCTGCTTACGAAGGTCTGGTATACCAGACCATTACGGATATGATGCCTGACGTCATTATGTATAACCTATACGCCATTGGTATTCCGGATCTTTCGTCTCTGTTTGCTGGATCTGGGTCTATTCATGACTTCAGGTTTTTACTTTTGTTTATCTACCCAGTGATTCTGCTGTTCTCTTGCTACATCTCGTTCATACGGAGGGATATCCCATGA
- a CDS encoding ABC transporter permease produces MSIILKIAKNDISVTLRQPVIIAVFIILLILAILHGWGHAALIKGYTASAVPDYDPFFEFGVQNIISPTSTYLSAVAMFIGILTVIDEKSTGVMRVMMTKPLYRKDIIAGKFLGISLLMLLLTVIFVSLFTASLLIFYGGPESSSELILRIPSYTLVLYVHLMLFLAISMLIGQIFNNVYIAIGISGLFYWAQLKASSIFVIIDKINILGYFSPRTILFKILFVDDTSMFNLLRPFDAWLSAALPWMVWSVLLIVVIFQINSLLFSRYDA; encoded by the coding sequence ATGAGTATCATCTTAAAGATCGCAAAGAACGATATTTCTGTAACCCTGAGACAGCCAGTAATCATAGCTGTCTTTATCATATTACTGATTCTGGCAATACTGCACGGTTGGGGGCACGCAGCGCTGATCAAAGGATATACTGCCAGTGCTGTTCCTGATTACGATCCGTTTTTCGAATTCGGCGTACAAAACATCATATCGCCTACGTCTACTTATTTATCGGCCGTGGCCATGTTTATCGGCATCCTTACGGTGATTGATGAAAAATCAACCGGAGTAATGAGAGTCATGATGACCAAGCCATTATACAGGAAAGATATAATAGCCGGTAAATTTTTGGGCATCTCACTGTTGATGCTACTCCTCACAGTGATCTTTGTATCACTGTTCACCGCTTCACTTCTGATCTTCTACGGAGGACCTGAATCATCATCAGAGCTTATACTCAGAATACCATCTTACACTCTCGTATTATATGTACATCTCATGCTGTTCCTGGCCATTTCCATGTTGATAGGACAGATATTTAATAACGTTTACATAGCCATAGGCATATCCGGACTTTTCTACTGGGCACAGTTAAAAGCATCAAGCATATTTGTCATAATTGATAAGATCAACATTTTAGGATATTTTAGCCCTAGAACAATCTTATTTAAAATACTATTCGTGGATGACACGTCAATGTTTAATTTGCTCAGACCGTTTGACGCGTGGCTTTCTGCGGCGTTACCCTGGATGGTGTGGTCGGTGCTGTTGATTGTGGTCATATTTCAGATTAACAGCTTGTTATTCAGCAGGTATGATGCTTGA
- a CDS encoding RCC1 domain-containing protein encodes MILNRVLKAGAFSVVLAALIIATVNISVADDTTDMSRFVSLQSSGFHTLAIGEDGSLWAWGSNGDGACGVYSVDERVPEPVRVEGLSNVTQVACYFTDSMALLGDGTVWMWGGSSSNFKNDSTELYVPVQVPGLTGVKQIACGQWCSLALKDDGTVWAWGNNEYGHMGDGTKASRIYYTTPVQVPGLSGIKMIACNAATMFVVDNNGTVWAWGKSHPAMVSWNGLGNKLYTTVPVQVIKQPGIVAITANDVQLCIVTENGKVWKKDYASNKTPTPDEIKGLRDIATINSGYHMVALEKDGSVYTWGKNDHGQIGDGTITYRTAPYKVNVPPVKAVFSGQFQTFAIGENGDLWGWGGDEVNQLGDGGGTDKTLPVKISFNKSGGSAPEASLPTPIKLPQSPTNVTGDQSKVISPGFDFGIIALLGCLFIVTGLITSICRRKD; translated from the coding sequence GTGATTCTTAACAGAGTATTGAAGGCAGGAGCGTTCTCGGTTGTCCTGGCAGCATTAATCATCGCGACCGTGAATATCTCAGTAGCTGATGATACGACCGATATGTCGAGGTTTGTTTCGCTTCAGAGTAGCGGGTTCCATACCCTGGCTATCGGCGAAGACGGATCGCTGTGGGCGTGGGGCAGTAATGGTGACGGGGCTTGTGGCGTATACAGCGTCGATGAGAGGGTGCCGGAGCCTGTCCGGGTAGAGGGACTGTCGAACGTGACCCAGGTTGCTTGCTATTTTACAGATTCGATGGCTCTACTTGGCGACGGCACAGTCTGGATGTGGGGCGGCAGCAGCAGTAACTTTAAAAACGATAGCACGGAATTGTACGTCCCGGTACAGGTACCTGGCCTGACAGGAGTTAAGCAGATCGCCTGCGGCCAGTGGTGCAGTCTGGCTTTGAAAGACGACGGCACAGTCTGGGCATGGGGCAATAATGAATATGGCCATATGGGTGACGGAACGAAGGCGTCACGGATATACTATACGACACCGGTGCAGGTACCCGGCCTTTCTGGCATCAAAATGATCGCTTGTAATGCCGCCACGATGTTCGTGGTCGATAACAACGGCACAGTCTGGGCATGGGGCAAGAGCCATCCTGCAATGGTTAGCTGGAATGGCTTGGGTAACAAACTGTATACCACGGTTCCGGTGCAAGTGATCAAACAGCCCGGCATAGTAGCTATTACGGCGAACGATGTGCAGTTATGCATAGTAACGGAGAACGGCAAAGTCTGGAAGAAAGACTACGCGTCCAATAAAACGCCGACTCCAGATGAAATAAAGGGTTTACGGGATATCGCCACTATAAATTCGGGATACCATATGGTAGCGTTAGAAAAGGATGGAAGTGTATATACTTGGGGTAAAAACGATCACGGCCAGATCGGCGACGGCACTATTACCTACAGAACAGCGCCATACAAGGTTAATGTTCCGCCAGTCAAAGCAGTATTCTCCGGCCAGTTCCAGACTTTCGCAATCGGCGAAAACGGTGATCTCTGGGGATGGGGAGGAGACGAGGTCAACCAGCTCGGCGACGGGGGCGGAACGGATAAGACCCTCCCTGTAAAAATTTCGTTTAACAAGAGCGGCGGCAGCGCGCCAGAAGCAAGTTTACCAACCCCGATCAAACTACCACAATCCCCGACTAACGTGACTGGAGACCAGTCAAAAGTAATCAGCCCGGGTTTTGACTTTGGCATCATTGCTCTGCTCGGCTGCCTGTTCATCGTCACTGGCTTAATCACAAGCATCTGCAGGAGGAAAGACTAA
- a CDS encoding IMP cyclohydrolase: MYVGRFVTIGKTNGRLWAGYRVSSRSFPNRYAVKLGDDKVAIMPKDVKDLEKSPYISYNCIRVLPSVAVVTNGSHTDAIVEKIEMGYPIRDALALSLLAMDYEKDSLDTPRIAAVVSRHVAYLGIVTKDGLNVSTFPMGDNECLMVATYEKTMFSRLTVDASSAEEVARKMYDLTFEKPVCAAGAYQVDDHFELGVYNGPQ, encoded by the coding sequence GTGTACGTCGGCCGGTTTGTCACCATAGGAAAAACGAACGGCAGGCTCTGGGCAGGATACCGGGTATCCTCCCGGTCCTTCCCCAACCGCTACGCCGTAAAGCTGGGCGACGACAAGGTAGCCATCATGCCCAAGGACGTCAAAGACCTCGAGAAGAGCCCGTACATCTCCTACAACTGTATTAGGGTGCTCCCCAGCGTGGCAGTCGTCACCAACGGCTCCCACACCGACGCAATTGTGGAAAAGATCGAGATGGGCTACCCGATCCGGGATGCGCTGGCGTTAAGTCTCTTAGCCATGGACTACGAGAAAGATTCTCTCGATACGCCGAGGATCGCCGCTGTAGTGTCGAGACATGTCGCCTACCTGGGCATCGTGACCAAGGACGGCCTCAACGTGAGCACTTTCCCGATGGGTGATAACGAGTGCCTGATGGTGGCGACGTATGAGAAGACCATGTTCTCCCGCCTTACAGTAGATGCGTCCTCCGCGGAAGAAGTGGCCAGGAAAATGTATGATTTAACGTTTGAGAAGCCGGTCTGCGCAGCCGGCGCCTACCAGGTCGATGATCACTTCGAGCTGGGAGTATATAACGGGCCGCAGTGA
- the porB gene encoding pyruvate synthase subunit PorB: MAALEDLFASGHRACAGCGCALFLKTLLRVTGPDVIITNATGCMEVVSTPYPESAWKVPWIHSLFENSGPVAAGIEAALKATGRKGNTKVIALGGDGGTIDIGFGNLSGVMERGHDILYICYDNEAYMNTGIQRSGSTPYDANTTTTPSGKISFGNQRPKKNAPAIMAAHGIPYVATTSIGYPADFTKKIRKALTIEGPKYIQVHATCTPGWGIDSALSIEILRLAVETGLYPLYEYENGQITSVKKIKDRKPVKEYLDKQKRFSHLFKMPGGDKEIEKIQHIADLNAKHFGLDIEPSKPAAAAPKKVE; the protein is encoded by the coding sequence ATGGCGGCACTTGAAGACCTGTTCGCATCGGGCCACAGGGCCTGCGCCGGCTGCGGCTGCGCTCTGTTCCTGAAAACTCTGCTGAGGGTGACCGGCCCCGACGTGATCATCACCAACGCGACCGGCTGCATGGAAGTCGTCTCGACTCCATACCCTGAGTCCGCGTGGAAAGTACCCTGGATCCACTCGCTGTTCGAGAACTCCGGACCTGTAGCGGCCGGCATCGAAGCGGCGCTCAAGGCCACGGGAAGAAAAGGCAACACTAAAGTGATTGCGCTCGGCGGCGACGGCGGCACCATCGACATCGGGTTCGGCAATCTGTCGGGTGTCATGGAACGCGGCCACGACATCCTGTACATCTGCTACGACAACGAGGCGTACATGAACACGGGCATCCAGCGCAGCGGCTCCACCCCGTACGATGCCAACACGACCACCACCCCGTCAGGCAAGATCTCCTTCGGCAACCAGCGGCCCAAGAAGAACGCCCCGGCTATCATGGCCGCCCACGGCATTCCCTACGTGGCCACCACTTCGATAGGATATCCGGCGGACTTCACTAAAAAGATACGCAAGGCGTTAACTATAGAGGGCCCGAAGTACATCCAGGTCCACGCGACCTGTACGCCGGGCTGGGGCATCGACAGCGCGCTGTCCATCGAAATCCTCCGCCTGGCAGTCGAGACCGGACTGTACCCGTTATACGAGTACGAGAACGGCCAGATCACCAGCGTCAAGAAAATCAAGGACCGGAAGCCCGTAAAAGAGTACCTCGACAAGCAGAAGCGGTTCTCCCACCTGTTCAAGATGCCTGGCGGCGACAAGGAAATTGAAAAGATCCAGCACATCGCCGACCTCAACGCGAAGCACTTCGGGCTCGACATAGAGCCGTCAAAGCCCGCAGCTGCCGCTCCGAAGAAGGTGGAATAA
- a CDS encoding transketolase C-terminal domain-containing protein, with product MAKMAVMEGSHAIAEAAKVCRPAVVSAYPITPQTHIVEDISQMIANGDLTNCEYVRTESEFSAASVIQGAQAAGARTFSATASQGALLMYEVLFSIAGMRLPCVLAMANRAVSSPINIWNDHQDAISARDSGWIQIWAEDNQEAADMIIQAYKIGEDPRVMLPVMVNMDGFLITHLYEPVETYDQKMVDEFLPPYNPQYKLDPKQPVTMGALAQPEYYTEARYMVHNAQIRAKEVIEEVAAEFGKKFGRYKGGLIDTYKMEGAKIALVAMGSIIGTMKDAVDEMREAGVPVGIVKIRSYRPFPVEALRAALKEAEIVCVLDRNISLGGEGAVFTDLKGALYNASHSPTMLGFIIGLGGRDTTVEDIKNIVKKAQAKLGGERVSELEWYKLDVEILPEGI from the coding sequence ATGGCAAAGATGGCAGTCATGGAAGGCTCTCACGCGATAGCGGAGGCCGCAAAAGTTTGCAGGCCGGCAGTCGTGTCGGCGTACCCGATCACCCCCCAGACCCACATCGTCGAGGACATCTCCCAGATGATCGCCAACGGCGACCTGACCAACTGCGAGTACGTCAGGACCGAAAGCGAGTTCTCGGCGGCCTCCGTCATCCAGGGCGCCCAGGCAGCAGGGGCGAGGACTTTCAGCGCCACGGCATCCCAGGGCGCATTACTCATGTACGAGGTGCTGTTCAGCATCGCCGGCATGAGGCTCCCCTGCGTGTTGGCGATGGCCAACAGGGCAGTCTCATCCCCCATCAACATCTGGAACGACCACCAGGATGCAATTAGTGCAAGAGACAGCGGGTGGATCCAGATCTGGGCAGAGGACAACCAGGAAGCGGCGGACATGATCATCCAGGCGTACAAGATCGGCGAAGACCCGAGGGTCATGCTCCCCGTCATGGTCAACATGGACGGCTTCCTTATCACTCACCTGTACGAGCCGGTGGAGACGTACGACCAGAAGATGGTGGACGAGTTCCTGCCGCCGTACAACCCGCAGTACAAGCTCGACCCGAAGCAGCCGGTCACAATGGGCGCGCTGGCCCAGCCCGAATACTATACTGAGGCCAGGTACATGGTACACAACGCCCAGATCAGGGCCAAGGAAGTCATCGAAGAGGTCGCGGCCGAGTTCGGCAAGAAGTTCGGCAGGTACAAAGGCGGCTTAATTGACACCTACAAGATGGAAGGCGCGAAGATCGCTTTAGTGGCGATGGGCTCCATCATCGGCACCATGAAGGACGCGGTGGACGAAATGCGGGAAGCGGGAGTCCCGGTCGGCATCGTCAAGATCAGGAGCTACAGGCCCTTCCCGGTGGAGGCGCTGCGGGCTGCCCTGAAGGAAGCGGAGATCGTCTGCGTGCTCGACCGCAACATTTCCCTGGGCGGAGAAGGCGCAGTCTTCACCGACCTCAAGGGCGCGCTATACAACGCTAGCCACTCCCCGACTATGTTAGGCTTCATCATCGGCCTCGGCGGCAGAGACACGACTGTGGAGGACATCAAGAACATCGTGAAGAAGGCGCAGGCCAAGCTCGGCGGCGAGCGGGTGTCTGAGCTGGAATGGTATAAACTGGACGTGGAGATACTCCCGGAGGGGATATAA
- a CDS encoding 4Fe-4S binding protein, translating to MAEFKQRLTTGLVAMPGTSMQYHTGGWRTYKAVISQEKCIGCKRCADSCPDGAPFECAHDGKKKKFCINYDYCKGCGVCAYECPVDAIEMVVEEK from the coding sequence ATGGCGGAATTCAAGCAGAGACTCACCACAGGCCTGGTTGCCATGCCGGGCACCTCAATGCAGTACCACACCGGCGGATGGAGGACCTACAAGGCCGTCATCAGCCAGGAAAAGTGCATCGGCTGCAAGCGGTGTGCCGACTCCTGCCCCGACGGGGCGCCGTTCGAGTGTGCCCACGACGGCAAGAAGAAAAAGTTCTGCATCAACTACGACTACTGCAAGGGCTGCGGCGTCTGCGCCTACGAGTGCCCTGTGGACGCTATAGAGATGGTCGTGGAGGAGAAATAG
- a CDS encoding pyruvate ferredoxin oxidoreductase subunit gamma, whose translation MKEIRIHGRGGQGSVTAAELIAVAAFEDGKWSQAFPYFGTERRGAPVTAFARIADRQIRVRSQIYEPDYVIVQDPSLISAVDVAGGVRENGLLLINSEKKPSELKINTKARVRTFDATKLALEVIGLPIVNTALLGAFAGATGEIRLESVNKAIRGRFAGKVADKNIAAVKKAYELMGE comes from the coding sequence TTGAAAGAAATTAGAATTCACGGGCGGGGAGGACAGGGCTCGGTCACAGCGGCTGAGCTGATCGCTGTCGCCGCGTTCGAGGACGGGAAGTGGAGCCAGGCGTTCCCGTACTTTGGCACTGAGCGTCGGGGCGCGCCGGTCACGGCGTTCGCTCGCATAGCAGACAGGCAGATACGCGTCAGGAGCCAGATTTACGAGCCGGACTACGTTATCGTCCAGGACCCCTCTCTGATCAGCGCCGTAGACGTGGCCGGCGGAGTGAGGGAAAACGGACTGCTGCTCATCAACTCGGAGAAGAAGCCTTCCGAGCTCAAGATCAACACTAAGGCACGGGTAAGGACCTTCGACGCTACTAAGCTGGCGCTCGAAGTCATCGGACTGCCCATCGTCAACACTGCCCTGCTGGGCGCCTTCGCCGGCGCGACCGGGGAGATCCGGCTGGAGTCGGTCAACAAGGCCATCCGGGGCAGGTTCGCCGGCAAAGTAGCCGACAAGAACATCGCCGCCGTCAAGAAGGCGTACGAACTCATGGGTGAATGA
- a CDS encoding ATP-binding protein, which yields MLEYRKYLIGLLVTASTLVALYVNLFLGTDTVYTHLFYVPVVLTGIWYYWKAVYLSLFLGALHICMGLYLTGSIVPGTLARAFTLLVVALVVAALSETSGRLYSQVRKTSEEDLRGIFNSIDQAIFICGLNGEIMDVNDRAAEIYGMPKDMATKLSLADYFITPEAPEGLFRQAWDKAMAGEEQLFEWTSKKPADGSTFPAEVSLHRIKLRDQNVIIASARDITPRRQAEEELTEARRRAELYVDLMGHDINNLNQVGIGYLEIALDTMEADDEWKALLRQPLESMQNSSKLIDNVRKLQSIQTGGSRREIANIGSLLGEVQKEYARTPDREITIDYQPPEDCYAMASPLLKEAFRNVVDNAIRHSAGQVSVRITVEKKAENGKHYHLINIEDDGPGIPDETKEKLFDRSISGRPRTRGSGLGLFIARMLIEDAKGSIRVEDRVAGDYTKGSRFVITLPACGGGRDELAPYIVT from the coding sequence ATGTTAGAGTACCGCAAGTACCTTATAGGCTTGCTGGTAACGGCAAGCACCTTAGTTGCGCTCTACGTAAACCTGTTCCTCGGCACAGACACGGTGTACACCCACCTGTTCTACGTGCCCGTCGTGCTGACGGGGATCTGGTACTACTGGAAAGCCGTCTACCTCTCATTGTTTTTGGGAGCCCTGCACATATGCATGGGACTATATCTTACTGGCTCCATAGTGCCCGGAACCCTGGCCAGAGCGTTCACGCTGCTGGTAGTAGCCCTGGTCGTAGCCGCGCTCTCCGAAACCAGCGGCCGGCTCTACAGTCAGGTACGCAAGACCTCGGAGGAGGACCTGCGGGGCATTTTCAACAGCATCGACCAGGCGATCTTCATTTGCGGCCTGAATGGCGAAATAATGGACGTCAACGATCGCGCCGCAGAGATCTACGGAATGCCGAAGGACATGGCAACAAAGCTATCGCTGGCCGACTACTTCATCACTCCTGAAGCCCCGGAGGGGCTCTTCAGGCAGGCGTGGGATAAGGCCATGGCGGGAGAGGAACAGCTTTTCGAGTGGACTTCGAAGAAGCCCGCCGACGGCTCGACCTTCCCCGCAGAGGTCAGCCTCCACCGGATCAAGCTAAGGGATCAAAACGTGATCATCGCCTCCGCCAGGGACATCACCCCCCGCAGGCAGGCGGAGGAAGAGCTGACCGAAGCCCGCCGACGGGCTGAGCTGTACGTCGACCTTATGGGGCATGACATCAACAACCTCAACCAGGTCGGCATCGGCTACCTCGAGATAGCCCTCGATACGATGGAGGCCGACGACGAGTGGAAAGCCCTGCTCCGGCAGCCCCTCGAATCGATGCAGAACAGCTCGAAGCTGATCGACAACGTGCGGAAGCTGCAGAGCATCCAGACAGGAGGGAGCAGGCGGGAAATAGCGAACATAGGCAGCCTGCTGGGGGAAGTGCAGAAAGAATACGCCCGGACGCCTGACAGGGAGATCACGATAGACTACCAGCCCCCGGAAGACTGCTATGCCATGGCCAGCCCGCTCTTAAAAGAAGCGTTCAGAAACGTGGTCGACAACGCCATCAGGCATTCCGCCGGGCAGGTATCGGTCAGGATCACGGTAGAGAAGAAGGCCGAGAACGGGAAACATTACCACCTGATCAACATAGAAGACGACGGCCCCGGCATACCCGACGAGACGAAGGAAAAGCTCTTCGACAGGTCCATCAGCGGAAGGCCCCGCACCAGAGGCAGCGGCCTGGGACTCTTCATCGCCCGTATGCTGATCGAGGACGCCAAAGGCAGCATCAGAGTCGAAGACCGCGTCGCCGGGGACTATACGAAGGGCAGCCGGTTCGTTATTACATTACCAGCGTGCGGGGGAGGTAGAGATGAGCTGGCGCCATATATCGTCACTTGA